A region from the bacterium genome encodes:
- a CDS encoding DUF4249 family protein, with translation MISRLLHTVVLLAAAVAGLAGCDAERDEATLFAPESVGVLVVDGTLIVGEGLPVIRLSRTQAPDAVYDPAVAAVRDATMEVARLFADGSVARTFTYAFFENERAWYGTGDPELVLPRTTYTVTVTTPQGETLTARTTTPDRFTIDRWVLLDATGTVERRQLQDIDDLGEAVYDHPDNQLDYADGLLDAYFTAAAADVGAFGFQVGIFSLDPDAGFVIDPPFFEPEDFEDLPRTGSSPIFEGTEGFVRLPWFAVYYDGRHLVKTYAVDRNWYDLVRTTPEGGGLFGGNLGEGQDPPTFHVTGGIGLFGSASVDENGFRINPVE, from the coding sequence GCGACGCCGAGCGCGACGAGGCGACCCTGTTCGCGCCCGAGTCGGTGGGGGTGCTCGTCGTCGACGGGACGCTCATCGTGGGCGAGGGGCTGCCGGTGATCCGGCTGTCCCGGACGCAGGCGCCGGACGCGGTCTACGACCCCGCCGTGGCGGCGGTGCGCGACGCGACCATGGAGGTCGCGCGGCTCTTCGCGGACGGCTCCGTGGCCCGGACCTTCACCTACGCCTTCTTCGAGAACGAGCGGGCCTGGTACGGCACCGGCGACCCGGAGCTCGTGCTGCCCCGCACCACCTACACCGTCACGGTGACCACGCCGCAGGGCGAGACCCTCACCGCCCGCACCACGACGCCCGACCGCTTCACCATCGACCGCTGGGTCCTGCTCGACGCCACGGGCACCGTCGAGCGGCGGCAGCTGCAGGACATCGATGACCTCGGCGAGGCCGTCTACGACCATCCGGACAACCAGCTCGACTACGCCGACGGCCTGCTCGACGCCTACTTCACCGCCGCGGCCGCCGACGTGGGCGCCTTCGGCTTCCAGGTCGGCATCTTCAGCCTCGACCCCGACGCGGGCTTCGTCATCGATCCGCCCTTCTTCGAGCCCGAGGACTTCGAGGACCTGCCCCGCACCGGTTCGTCGCCCATCTTCGAGGGCACCGAGGGCTTCGTGCGCCTGCCCTGGTTCGCCGTCTACTACGACGGCCGCCACCTGGTGAAGACGTACGCCGTCGATCGCAACTGGTACGACCTCGTGCGCACCACGCCCGAGGGCGGCGGCCTCTTCGGCGGCAACCTGGGCGAGGGCCAGGACCCGCCCACCTTCCACGTGACGGGCGGCATCGGGCTGTTCGGTTCGGCGTCGGTGGACGAGAACGGATTCCGCATCAACCCGGTGGAGTGA